The segment gcatttataaaaaaaatttaaacatttctgaGTCATTAGCTTGAAGGAATCATTTTAGtactttttcatttgaatggttgaatttaataaattaagggGACATGAAAGTCACTGCCATTACTGTTTTTAACCTTTGCTTCATTGTTTAActcttataatatcaataaaaggGGGGATAAGCTTTGTATATTGGggtataactttattaaaatttaaaatgtagctaatgtttttcaatagaactaaaaataaatcaaagtgAAATATTCCCTACTTACCGTGACGGCATAACCAGCGCTGTCTCCTATTGTAGCAGCAAATATTGTTGTGGCAATATATCCCAGGGTCATGATAGCACAGTAGAAGAACTCCAGCTTTAGCCACGGCCACCTGTCATATTTCTCCACAAAGTGGAACACATACATGAGCAGCAAAAATGTGGTGAGAATGTTCCCCGACCAGTACAGAATGTTGTAGAAAATTGACGACACCCAGGAAAATGACACcttaatacatatgaaaccCACAAAGTTACACAcctgaaatatatgtatgttaaaataaaaatgtccaaCAATTTCATCTTATGGttgtttagatttaaataccATACCAAAGCTGCTATTTTCAATAAGCCAGGGagtgttttaaaatagctCTTATCAAATCTGATAACTTTCTGGGGCGGCGGCGGCTCACTTGGTGCGGGGGGATTTTGAGAGAAGTGGTCAAACATCGTGAACTAGATTCTCCTACTAATGAATATCCAcggtttaattaaacattaagacAATTCATACAATACCATTAATATCGAGCTATATAAAGAATCCAACTATTAGATCAATATCCAATCAATGTAtcatttttcactttttatttagttattttgtttaccaATTCGAGGTAGCCGTtacagatttaaaaataatgacttatttaGGAATTTCAGCTTTTAAGTTaaccttaattaaaaaacaggtATATAATCCCCGTTTGAATTTACCttcaaatatagaattaatttaatgttatcacATTATCTTACATGTTTTccgataaattataaactatgaCGTATTTCCAATCAATTTTGACAGCTGATAagaattgttaaaatacattacacagtatatataataaataagccaTGATTTTTTCATAAGTTGTTTCTTTGCTATTATTTACATGTTCGATTAcaaatgttacaaatatttataaaggtcaaaaatgttaacaactatgaatttatatacGACATCACATATATTTAGTGTACACAACATTTTATCAGAGTGGTTtacttgatattataattattatacgtgCTGATCATAGCTACTAGAAGCAGTAGACAGTAGTCCAACatagataaaattaagtattcaATTCTTTTCTGATTACTCTCCATATCActcttaaaataatgaaaaaaaatgttctaataataatagtattattaatttttatatagatacatTTGCTTGAAGTAACTTTTAGTTCgaaaaagtatatatgaaCGGTATGGAACGACAAGGGATGTGAATGAAAACCTTAAATAACGAAATTCTGaaatgcaaatataatttttttttatgttaaacaaaatagGAAAGTAcgattatttatactatctaTCTTCAACTGATGATATTTAACTGTCAAGTGTCACTAATCAGTCTAGTCTAAACACTAACGTGTGTTCGACTGTGAGGATAGTTGAAAAtgtgtgtaattaaaataagtcgAAACGAAAAGAGCCTTTTTTagaatttcttttttcaatataagtgttaagaaatatatttttttatagcgttataaaatttataacgcTAATAAGCGGGTTTCAGTTATACCGGTGCTGAAA is part of the Danaus plexippus chromosome 2, MEX_DaPlex, whole genome shotgun sequence genome and harbors:
- the LOC116765236 gene encoding proteolipid protein 2-like; this translates as MFDHFSQNPPAPSEPPPPQKVIRFDKSYFKTLPGLLKIAALVCNFVGFICIKVSFSWVSSIFYNILYWSGNILTTFLLLMYVFHFVEKYDRWPWLKLEFFYCAIMTLGYIATTIFAATIGDSAGYAVTFFGVCAIGVYGLDCYLKYKAWKRGLPPQ